aaaaaggaaagttggatactaaaagctgggacggagggagtactaattatgATGTTGCTCAACTTTATTAATCATATCTCGGTTTCCTTAATTAATACTTGAACTTCATTGTGATCACTGATCAACATACAGTTTTCAGTTATTATTACATTCTTCTGAGATTGATCTGAACAACATTTTTCCCTCGGCAGGAGGTATCACCATAACCGCTTTTACATCCTCTTTGATAATTATATTCGTTTCAATTCGGAGGAAGCGTGCAAAGGTGAAACAAGAGCATGATAGAGACATTGAACTCTTTCTCAAGAACAATGGCAATCTTGCACCAATGAGATACAAATACTCTAGTATCAAGAAAATGACAAACTCATTTACTGAAAACTTGGGAAGAGGAGGGTTTGGCAGTGTCTACAAAGGACACTTTCCCGATGGTCATCTTGTAGCAGTGAAGGTCTTGAACGAATCTAATGAAAATGGGGAAGATTTCATGAATGAGGTTGCCAGTATTAGCAGAACTTCCCATATTAATATTGTCACGCTTTTAGGATTTTGTTTTGAAGGTTCTAAAAGAGCTCTCATTTATGATTTCATGCCTAATGGATCTCTTGAAAAGTACATTTGCAACAATGCTTCGTCATCTGCAGAATCTAGGTTGGAGTGGGATAAGTTGTTTGAGATCGCACTTGGCATTGCTCGAGGGCTAGAGTACTTGCATCAAGGCTGCAATACGAGGATTCTTCATTTGGACATTAAGCCTCAGAACATTCTTCTAGATAAGGACATGAATCCAAGAATTTCAGATTTTGGGCTTGCTAAATTGTGTCCAAACAGATCGAGCATAGTCTCTATGATGGTGGCAAGAGGGACAATAGGGTACATTGCCCCTGAAGTATTTTCTAGAAACTTTGGGGAAGTTTCTTATAAGTGTGATGTGTATAGTTATGGTATGTTGGTGTTGGAAATGGTTGGAGGAAGGAGAAACATTGATCGAAGAGAAGTAGATCGTACGAGTGAAATATACTTCCCACATTACCTCTACAAGCAGCTTGAGATGAATGCAGAAAGAGATGGAAATCTTGCTAGAAATTtcaatgaagaagatgaaagcCAGTTTGTAAAGAGAAACTTGATGATTGTTGGGTTATGGTGCATTCAGACGAACCCTAAGGATCGACCATCGATGAAGAGGGTTGTAGAGATGTTGGAAGGGAAACTTGGATCATTGGAGATTCCACCCAAACCTTACCTTTACTCTCCACCAAGAGCAGCACCAAGCTATTCAACTTCTGAATCTCTGTAGTATTTTGCTTGAATTTGTATGTTAAAAGTGAAGCTTTATGTTTTATATGCTTCGAATTGCATTGGCCTTGTTGAAAAGAAGTAAGTGTGGGTGTTAGAATAGCTGTGAAGAATTTTTATgtccataattaatttatttccagCACTCCATCTTTCATTCTGTCCTAAAGTTTAATGATTGGAGCTTCTTCCACCTAAACCTTACAGTAAAATCCTTGAGCCAGTTGAGAACTTCACCGAATATGTTGACTAGCACTATTCTGTGaatctatataaaatatttaataaacgtaaatagaattattaaaatatatattaatattgatAAGATTTATGATTATATATGAACTTTTCacatatgtttttatttatttatttattactccctccgtcctcaaaataagttcatctttggggacgacacgagttttaagaaaaagtggtaaagtgtattgatagtgaagaaaaatatgttataattagtattgggagtggtgaaaaggtgaaaaagtgttataattagtattgggagtggtgaaaaagtgaaagtaagaataaataaagtattattagtggtggggtagttgtcaaAAAATgggaagaaagaaagaagaacttatttaggggacgtcccaaaaaggaaaaagaggaacttatttcaaggacggagggagtattattttcatTAACATTTAGTCAGTAAgtataaaagaaattttgaaCATTTAACATTAATGAAGTCATTATAATTGTGTATCAAGTATAATCCCATCATATTGATTATAACATAATCATagcattataatttattatattagttAATTTGTATCTCTCAAATAGTTTATAAGTGttaactctatatatatatatatatatcatatatcaTGTGATCATATTACATAATTtctttaaaaatgaaatatgtaattatatatttttatctaaaatgattacatataaacataaataaaattactaaaatattaataactGATAAAATTTATAGTTGTATAGGGACtatgtaatatatttatttatttattatttcttaattaatatttagTCAACATGTTTATGACTCAATGGCACACTGCTACTATAACAACACATCATTGCTTACTTTTCCACTCTCTTCAACCATGATGGGACTCCTACTGTTGACCGTGTTTTATTGGAGGCAATTATCGAAGATTGTATCACTACGGAGCAGAACAACGGTCTTGTCTGTATTCCTAACGATGATGAGATTACCGCGGCGGTTTTTGGGATGGACTCGAACAGCGCACCAGGTCCGGATGGATTTTCTGGGAGTTTTTTTCATAGTAGCTGGAGCATTATTAAGAATGATATTATCTCTGCGGTGAAGGCCTTCTTCATAAACTCGTATCTGCCAACTGGGTGCAACTCCAGTACGCTGATTCTTATACCCAAGAAAGACACTGTGGATACGGTTGCAGATCTGCGCCCGATTATTctttctaatttcttttttaagaTCATTTCGAAGATTCTTTCTACTCGTTTGAGTCTGGTGGCGAAGACCACTGTCTCGGGTAATCAATTCGGTTTCATTGGCGGCCGTTCTATCTATGATTGTATTGCGCTGGGATCTGAAGGTTTTAACTGCATGAATCGCACGGGTCGTAAATCcaacatggcttgcaagattgacatcaGCAAGGCGTTTGACACTATGAGCTGGAGTTTTATTATTCAGGCGCTTCGGGTCAATGGTTATCATGAGAAGTTTATTACCTGGATTTCTATCATCTTTCAATCTGCTCGTATCTCCATTTTTTACAATGGGCAATTGAGTGGTTATTTCGCTTGCTCAAGAGGGGTGAGGCAAGGGGATCCCCTATCGCCAATTATTTTTGGCATTGCGGAGGACGTGCTCAGCCATCTTTTTATAAATTGTGTTAACTCACGACATCTTGTTCCTATGGATTTCAGCCGCGGTGCTCACTTCCTGCCTCATCTGTTTTATGCAGATGACATTTtgattttctgcaaagcttcgtGCAGAAATGCACGCAAGATTAAGGAGATTTTGGACCTTTATGGTGAGATTTCGGGGCAGATCTGCAATACCTCTAAATCTAATATTTTCTTCTCCAATGGCCTCACCAGCAATATGCGTGTGGGTATCAAACGTGAGCTAGGGTTCTCCTTGGGCACGCTTCCAGTTAATTATCTTGGTGTGCCGTTGTTTACTGGTCGCATCCGTGCCTCTTATCTGGTTGCTATTCACGACAAAATTGTGAATAAATTCTCCCGTTGGAAAGGTATGCATCTCTCTATGGCCGGGCACATTTGCTTGGTTCGGTCGGTGATTAAAAGTTCTATGACTCATTCCATGATGATTTATCGTTGGCCAAAGTCTTTGATCCATAATCTGGATAAATGTTGTCGCAACTTTATTTGGTCTGGTAGTGTGGATACTAAACC
The genomic region above belongs to Salvia miltiorrhiza cultivar Shanhuang (shh) chromosome 5, IMPLAD_Smil_shh, whole genome shotgun sequence and contains:
- the LOC130986433 gene encoding PR5-like receptor kinase — encoded protein: MRYKYSSIKKMTNSFTENLGRGGFGSVYKGHFPDGHLVAVKVLNESNENGEDFMNEVASISRTSHINIVTLLGFCFEGSKRALIYDFMPNGSLEKYICNNASSSAESRLEWDKLFEIALGIARGLEYLHQGCNTRILHLDIKPQNILLDKDMNPRISDFGLAKLCPNRSSIVSMMVARGTIGYIAPEVFSRNFGEVSYKCDVYSYGMLVLEMVGGRRNIDRREVDRTSEIYFPHYLYKQLEMNAERDGNLARNFNEEDESQFVKRNLMIVGLWCIQTNPKDRPSMKRVVEMLEGKLGSLEIPPKPYLYSPPRAAPSYSTSESL